The Macrobrachium rosenbergii isolate ZJJX-2024 chromosome 31, ASM4041242v1, whole genome shotgun sequence sequence tcccgtaactgatctcttcttttacttatatttttatctatctgtttacttattttttttattacttttcattttcccataactgatctcttctttctgcattttataTTACCCTCTGTTGCTTCCTAATGGAAGCTTTATATATTACCCTCTGTTGCTTCCCTAATGGAAGCTTTTATATTACCCTCTGTTGCTTCCTAATGGAAGCTTTATATTACTTCCTCTGTTGCTTCCTAATGGAAGCTTTTATATTACCCTCTGTTGCTTCCTAATGGAAGCTTTTATATTACCCTCTGTTGCTTCctaatggaagcttgaatttcatgtcagtggcccctatggtgggcttgttctctATGAATGGGGTTCagcttcttaataataataataataataacaataataataataataataataattttgtataaggtccacaataatatatcaacagAACGTGAgactgtataaaaatgtataaaaaccttTCGAACCTTATCGTGGGTTCATCTTCGGTCCAgctctgaagatgaacccaggataaggttcgaaagctttttatatacatttatacaaagtGTCACgttctaccattgatatattattattgtggacctCATCCAAAATTACTTCTGTTCTGGGCgttgagagttctacacaataacaataaatagataaataaataaataaataagtaaataataaataaataaataaataaataaataaataagtaaataataaataaattaataaataaatgaataacagtaTTAACAATATTCACCATTAATCTTCATGTACCGGACGAGGTCACTGTAGAAGTCCATTGAGTCGAGGATGACGAGATCACCCCCGCCAGCCCTCCCGCAGATATAGCGCGCCTCGTCCCACGTGGCGTGAAGGACGGGGTCCACGAAAACGCATCTGCCGCCCAGGCTGTCGTATGGGTACTCGCATGGCGTAGGGTATGGTGTTAATGTGGTGTAGTATGGTGTTGTGGTAGGATACGGCCATGTTGTTGTCCATGTTGGGTATGGTGTTGTTGTGGTGTAGTATGGTGTTGTTGTGGTACGATACGGCCGTGTTGTTGTCCATGTTGGGTATGGTGTTGATGTGGTGTAGTATGGTGTTGTTGTGGTACGATACGGCCGTGTTGTTGTCCATGTTGGGTATGGTGTTGATGTGGTGTAGTATGGTGTTGTTGTGGTACGATACGGCCATGTTGTTATCCATGTTGGGTATAGTGTTGATGTGGTGTAGTATGGTGTTGTTGTGGTACGATACGgccatgttgttgttgttgggtaTGGTGTTGTGGTAGAATATGGGTATCGAGTTGTTGTGGACCACCATGTTGCGGTTGTAGTATCTGAAATAGCGCAGAGTTTTTGgattaaatactttatatatacagtatatatatatatatatatatatatatatatatatatatatatatatatatatatatatatatatatatatatatatatatatatatatatatatatatatatatatatctctatacatatatatatacatacatacatatatatatacatacatacacatacatatatatatatatatatatataaatatatatatacacatacatataataatacatatacatgaaatctcattgttatatatatatatatatatatataatatatatatatatatatatatatatatatatatatatatatatatatatatatatatatatatatatatatatatatatatatatatatatatatatatatatatatatatatatatatatatatatatatatatatatatatatatatatatatatatatatatatatatatatatatatatatatatatatatatatatatatatatatatatatatatatatatatatatatatatatatatatatatatatatatatatatatatatatatatatatatatatatatatatataatatgaaatagttataataaaGTATAACTGAAACTGATGCACAAAGTATAACTGAAATCTCATTGTAGTTATAATGAAGCTAGTGCAAATGCACATTGAGCTCGAGTTATCGCTGGTAATTAATCCCTTCATCATTTGGTAGTCAACTCCCAACCTACAATTCTGCCATTAGAATTTGGGTGGGGGATTCTtcgcattttttatatattattattgtttccctgacttttttttattactcattactgTTTTTGCTATATGAATACATTGAGTGAAAATGAGTCTGGAAGTTGAgttagtttccttttaaattttttttagcaaagttctattattccttttttagCTATTTCTAGCTtgtgaattattttctattttccatgtgcaaatttaattttttgaaaggtgtttttacagaaaaagggaaaattattgaATCGAAAGTAATGGAACGAAAACAACAATCACTCTAAATAAGTTTCTAAAATGATAGAAATTCGATCATTacaattattctttttgtatttttgaaccttattgaattaaaataaatgaacgtaTAAAGAACGAATTCCTTTCAATATGCAAGGCTTGCTTTGTAAAAGgtctttggaaagtatttttccCAATTCGTAGGTCATTTTTTCATCCAGAATCCATGTAgtgaggtagtgccgtcaatgcacctcatgcggtacactgtaggcattacttctttgcagcgtcccttcggcccctagctgcaacccctttcattccttttactgtacctctgttcatattctccgtcttccatcttactttccaccctcttctaacaattgtctcatagcgtaactgagaggttttcctcctgttacacctttcaaacctttctaccatccaattccgtttcagcgctgaatgacctcataggtgccagaacttggcctctggcctgaatttcatattccattcgattccaaaggccaagtgctgggactatGAGATCagtcagcgccgaaagggaaattgagagtaaatacggtttgaaaggtgtaacgggggaaacctcaaagcagttgcactacgaatcagttgGAAGGAGAGgaatgaggaaagtaagatggaagaaagagaatatgaatggaggtagagcaaaaggaatgaaagagggtcGCAGCTAGCGGCCTCAGGGACGCCGCAAAGGTGCACTGAACGGAACTACCTCCCTACGTGGATGAGGCAGTTATTAAAATGATCTGAAGTCACAGTTATCAATTAGACTTACGTGGGGTGGACGAGGCAGTTATTAAATTGGTCTGAAGCCATAGATGTTATTAATTAGCCTTACCGGGGGTGGATGAGGCGGTTATTAAAATGCTCTGAAGTCACACAGATATTAACGAGACTTACCTGGGATGGACGAGGCAGTCATTAAAATGATCTGAAGTCACAGATGTTATTAATTAGCCTTACGTGGGGTGGACGAGGCAGTCATTAAAATGATCTGAAGTCACAGAGTTATTAATGAGACCTACCGGGGGTGGTCCAGGTCGAACAGCCTAATTCGTCCTCGCCGTAGGGGCAGTCTCGGTAGCCATCGCAAACCCAGTCTCTCCAAATGCAAGTCCCATCATTGCACTCGAACTGGGTAGAGTCGCAATTGGTAGCGTTGGTCTTGGGAGGTTTGCCCAGCGCTGTAATGGAGGGCGGTTTCTCATCGGATTTGTCTGGATTGTAGACAGAAATATGAGATGCTGAATGCCACTGCTACTGCGtacgttactattattattattattattattattattattattattattattattattattattattattattattattatttttatattattattattattattattattattattattattattattattattattattattattattttattcataaaaatctcataatggcATGTGTCACtacaatggtgaagaaatccacattgttgttattattattattattattattattattattattattattattattattattattattattattaaggtgaaTGTCACAGCTCCTGCATatactactttattattattattattattattattattattattattattattattattattattattattattattattcagaaggtgaaccctattcatatggaacaagcccatcaagggggccactgatttgaaattcaagcgtccgaagaatattaaggtgttcatttgaagtaaGCAACAAAAAGTAACAGCAAGTACCGAAggaagggatcagttattagaaaaaaaaaataatttgacaaatCAAGAATGAAACGGACAAAATTGCAAGTAACTTTTTAAAGCAAAAGAATAGCAGCGGTGGCGATAAAGctaataggaataattataggAAGATTAGTACAATAGTTTTGTTGTTAGAGAAGAAAACGGAatttaaaacataatttaaaCCATATTATAAATCAGTCAAAGCCACGATGCAGACTCAGACCTGTGCATCCGCGTTCGTCTTCTCCGTTGGGGCAATCCTTGTTGCTGTTGCAGATCAGGTTTTTGGCAATGCACGTCCCGTCCCTGCACCGGAAGCTGCCCGGGCCGCAGCCACTTACGGGTAGCGACTCTGAAATGACAGAAATGTGCAGCGTGAAGATTGATGGATTGGTTTGTGGCTATATCACTGGCGTCACGACATGTGGGGTATTGACGGAGTTGtaacatgtttctctctctctctctctctctctctctctctctctctctctctctctctgtgcgtatatatgaatatattatacatacacacacatgtatatatatatatatatatatatatatatatatatatatatatatatatatatatatatatatatatatatatatatatatatatatatatatatatatatatatatatatatttttttttttttttttctcttcttttttttgaaaaaagatgaagaaagattAGGTGGAGCAGAACGTGATCAAACCTACCAGAGAAAAGGTGGCAGAGACGTGGAAAAACAGAAGTAGAGACAGAATTCCAAAAGCATGCTGATACAAGGAAGCTACGAACGAATCGTGCAGTCTGTCGGGTTAAGGCATCATTGTTTGTCTCATAAATCCTGCATCGTAATAGTAATACTTTCAAGAGTAATGCAATGAAATTTCTTATTACAATATTTACCAAGAATTCATTTTCTGTCAGCAAGAAGTCATGTGCCTTTTCAGAAAGTGATCTCTCCAATAATTGCGACGCTAGGTTAATGGTATTCTCTTTCGTTGGCAAATCTCTAAATAATGAATTTAAGCCGGTCAGTAAGCCGGTCAGTAATGAGCCCGGAACGGTCATTGAGAACGAATGAGAAGAGACGGTGTGTCCGGTCGTTAATTTATTGAACGGTCAAAGTGGCGGAGGGAATGTGGATAACATTGATCTTTCAGTGTATTTAAAAGGTCGAGTAATATATTAAAGACGTACATTGGTATAGTCAGAGGCCAGTGTAACAGACAGAAAGTAGATCTTGTTATAATACAATATTGCAACAATTGTTACTGTTAATTATTTGGCGAGGTTTATTGGTTAGAATAGCTACAGCTCTGAATGAGGTTtgtggttatctctctctctctctctctctctctctctctctctctctctctctctctctctctctctcattataatatAGATGATGCACAGTGTTCTGTTGTTGAAGTCCCAAAtccgcgtttctctctctctctctctctctctctctctctctctctctctctctctctctctctctctctctctctcatatttatatgtataatgcacTGTATTCCCCTGTTACTGAAATCCCAaatccgcatctctctctctctctctctctctctctctctctctctctctctctctctcagcattattaatagaatatttataatgcacaatattcttttgttaaagtccCAAAtccgtgtttctctctctctctctctctatgtcagtAACGAACCCGACTTTTTAATCCTCTTACCTCCATCAAACAGCAGGCAGCCGATCACTATGAGGAACTTGATCATCATCTTGTGTCACTGTCGTTTCGGGAATAATTCCCAGGGAGGAGGAATCCTGGAAAAGATCACAGTAGATTAGTTGATGATGTTTACGCTGTCATAACTGTTGTGATACGAGTAGGCTATAAGGGCCCTTATTCGGGTTAGGTATTTGGGAAGGAGCCAACTTCCTTCCGttaacccccctcccctcccccaaaaacgTTGATTTATCTGGCGAAGCCTCTTAAgaagattttaagaaaatcaCCATTTCCAAAGTCTCTTCCGGCCACGCGGTGTTGTTATAGAGTGAGTCCAGTAATGCGTTCCAGGAACGAGGGCGAGACTCATCGGGCGCTGGAGTGAGGTTCTCGGGCGTTCTTGGTTGTCATTCTGGATGACAACTAGGTCGCGGAGGCGggttgttaatttatctgttgtGATGTGGGACCCAAGCTTGGAGAGGAGGCGCCGAGACAGCGGGCGTCAGAGAAAGATTTGGGTCGGTTTCGATTTTAAATCCAAACGAGTAAGAGCAGGTtaagggtacacacacacacacacacacacacacacacacacacacacacacacagtgcgtGACTACAGATGTTGAAATTTTTCGAAACAAGAGGGGTTTTCAAGTAGCCCAATCGAACGGCAGAAGTAACCGTCAAAAGAGCACAGTTTGTATGTCTCGATGTTTCCTGATGTCCTCCGTGTCTCAATCGTCTTCCGAATGTGAAACTAAGTGTTTGTGAAAGTGGAAAtcagaagaaattatttatttattggaaatgTAATCGCAACAGTTGAGAAGGCACAGTAATTCACTGATGCAAGAAAATCTTACCAACCAGATAGGaaaattagaggaattatttACGTAGTGAAAAAGTAATTGCAACGAATTAAAGGTTCAGtcttaaacaagtgaaaaagcaAAGTAATTCACTGATTGACTAAGTAGAGGAAATTATTTATGTCGTGAAAACGTAATTGCAACGAAGCAAGGGTTCAGTCTTAAACAATTGAAAAAGTAAAGtaattgaaaaaagttaagtaattCACACTGATGCAAGAAAATCTTACCAACCAGATAGgaaaattagaggaaattattgaCGTAGTGAAAACGTAATTGCAACGAAGCAAAGGCTCAATCTCAAACAATTGAAAAGGCAAAGGAAATCTTACCAAGGAAATCTTACCAAAAAACGGCAGTTTGTCGCACGGAACCACCAGTGTCGTCTCTACCAGCAAGGAACTCAGGGGGGATGTCTGCCGAACCAGAAACTGTCTTCCTCTTTATAGAGATGCTTCCAAACACGAGTCGGCGTCTCTGTCTCACATCTTATCTCTCCTTTTGAAACGAGACGGAGTTCGTCGAAAGGTTCGAGGCTcttcagatgtaaaaaaaataacatttcttatGATTTGATACGTCTGTTGAGTTCGGTTTTTTTGCTGTACAAACAGCGAGATagcgacgtgtgtgtgtgtgtgtgtgtgtatatatgtgtgtgtttgtttgtgtgtgtgtgtatgtattactaaaaggacctcattcaaaactggatggtatctaatggagtatttactcagatacttgataatgaggactgtttgtccaagagagcttgtaactttatctgaataaatactccattagataccatccagtttgaacgt is a genomic window containing:
- the LOC136855507 gene encoding uncharacterized protein gives rise to the protein MMIKFLIVIGCLLFDGESLPVSGCGPGSFRCRDGTCIAKNLICNSNKDCPNGEDERGCTDKSDEKPPSITALGKPPKTNATNCDSTQFECNDGTCIWRDWVCDGYRDCPYGEDELGCSTWTTPDTTTATWWSTTTRYPYSTTTPYPTTTTWPYRTTTTPYYTTSTLYPTWITTWPYRTTTTPYYTTSTPYPTWTTTRPYRTTTTPYYTTSTPYPTWTTTRPYRTTTTPYYTTTTPYPTWTTTWPYPTTTPYYTTLTPYPTPCEYPYDSLGGRCVFVDPVLHATWDEARYICGRAGGGDLVILDSMDFYSDLVRYMKINGLTRHSYWVGGRGMTYQGIWEWSSGSGVHMGTPLWALNSSSPGQYDQEPVDFHKSLENCGYLDFERFHYMDDDDCNELKAAICQLPTWKESLPDAPAIARGEPVQVPATDEKSPDNEPVQTARVPEESPDNESVKTAGVPEKSPRGEPVQDPEGLKESSRGEKAQAKSNKLPAVPGSPDTDPVKPTGVPEESPSGGQPVQDPEALKESSHGKSRLLPAALDESPPVVQTGPHEIPEALGARLEAGQLIGRGVTTLTTWWVVAVS